The Hippoglossus hippoglossus isolate fHipHip1 chromosome 16, fHipHip1.pri, whole genome shotgun sequence genomic sequence AAATTCCACATAAACAGAGATTTCTTATGAGCAGCCTCACGTCATAAGTCACAGTACCTCAGCCACCAATTATGGAGGAGTAGGAGGAACCATGTAAACATTGCGCAAAGGCAGACAGTTTGGAGGAACAGAAACTAAAAACATTTGTCACTTTTCGGTGGAAGATGACAAACAAATCTGTTGTAGCGATCTGGGCTGTATCTTTAAACTAATTTATTAACACAAACTTGTGCTCATCATGTGCTTTCCCATTTAACATGATAAAACACAAGCAATAGTGTGTGCTGGAGAACTAGGTTCATACAATGCAGTCCAACTGATAAGCACAGTTTatccatctccctccctccttcccccgTGACacggtgtgtgtgcgtgttctaTCTGTGTGACCTTGTGCGTGCAAAACACTGACAACGTAGCAAGCACGGACGGATATTAACACCTGCCGTTATCTGACAACCTTTCTGTGTCAGAGCATAAAATTATACATACCAGACAGGCACGTATTAGAGGAACAAGAACAGTGTAGTAGCAGACCTCGATAATTCTGTAATAAAAAATCAGACTAATCATATAATTCTCTCTGCCAGGTGATATTTTGGAATTCCaagtagaaaatataaaaaaatgtttgggaGAATCACAAAAATTTCCAATTCAAAGAAAGTGAGATAAAGTCAGTCCTGTGTTGAAACTGCATCATTTCACGAAAGCTGTAATATACAATATCTATTTTAGGATcctaaaacaggaagtggtgcTACAATAAAGAGGAGCATCCCATCCCAGGTCATTTTAATGCTGGACTTTTGCCTAAattaccccccaaaaaaattggGTTGTTGGATCCCTTTTGTACAActttcacacacccacacacaataaTTAAGACATAAGCAAAGCAGGTGATAtacactttttcttctttgagaCAATCTAAATATAGCTTGGAGGACCCATGTTCTGCTTCAGTAACCAAGGTTCACAGGTTTGAGATCCATTGCAGCTAAGGTGTCCTTCACTGTTCAAACAAATACTTGGATTTGAGCATTATCTGCTGTAAATATCTCTAATGAAGTGGGTACGTCTTTACTTACGGCGGTGCAGAAGTTGCAGTTGCAGCTTTGCAGTTGGCTGGTGGCTGCAGATGGCTGTTCACTGAGGCACAGCTTGCAGAAGACCCCGGGCCCCGGCTGAGAGTCAGCGCCAGCCTCAGGGGTCCCGGGTACAGAATCCCTGGCTTCCTGGCTCAGGGTGGGACTCCTGCTGGCCATGTAGGGGGCGAGTCAGGCGGGGAGGGAAGCAAGAAGGGATCAGGCTGCTCCTAGCCCTTCTGTTAGGGACAGAGAGGAGCCACAGTCGCCATTTTCCTGAAAGCAAAAACAGCATAGAGGTGAAGCACTGTGCTTCTCCTGTTACAGTTTACCTGGCTCTCAGACAACACTGCACCCTTTCTAGCACCTCTCATTCCTTCTGGTAACTGGTGTAGCAACGCTGATGACTTCACCTCTCTCTGAAGCGACACACTGTCATTGCCTTGTTACCTGACATGTGAATTAGTCACTGTTAAAAGCTGTGTGGTGCATGAAGCTAAATATAATGATGGGTAATTACTGCAGTAATGTTGATTATTCAACATGTCTGTACTAGATGATTGGACGTATTTTTAAGGCCAAAGTCTAAGGCCTGTTTTTTCCCGGGTTCTACAGTTATCTTAAAACTACCACATGGATTACCAgaaaacttgttggaaggatgtggtgttggTCAGgggagaacccattaaatgtttggtgcggatccggatcagggggcagatccatgaatttaattcactttctttaacattgcgagatgttttgcaatattttcattgatttctcagagaataattcatggatcttaatgaaaagggaaaaattCCAAGTTTAAACATGGTCTCATgaggggacttttgggccttggctgagtCATGAGTGCTGCTAAAGTTCAACATGTCATGCCAGGCTCAACTGAATGTTCACTAACATACTCACAATAATACTACTGTTTACCACTTTcacttagcttagcttagcatagcattCTATTATTCACCAGTCAACACTAGACTCTAATCACAGCTGAGTAATGGGACAGGTATTTGGTCACAAACCAAAGTATTGGACAAATTTTAAACTCAGAAATTTTACCAGGTGGTCAGTGGAATGATGCATGCTAATAGGTCAGATGTTATTTTAATTAGTCCTGAGGGAAACATACatttctgcaccaaattgtatgGCAATCTGTGCAGTGGTTGAGATACAGTAAGTCTGGACCAATgtagaataatataataatttaatacacaaacagctgtttactTACTACTACCAGAGATGGTGGATAATAAATATCTAATCTAGTGTTAACGGGAATTAAAGTCAACAAAACCCCAAAACCATCCCTTTGGTTCATCCGGTGGTGCAATCCCAAAAAGCATGAGAAATAATAACACCATAATCTTGGATTTGCGGCTAATCCTGTAGATAACAGTGGTTGTGCACAGAACAGGGTCACACAGGAAACGGTGGCgttaaaaacacactgcaacCGAGGCGGCTGCTATAATCACAAGTTATCCCAAGCACAATGTTCTCCATTTCAGCAGACTGTTAAAGTTGGCTGTTGGGAACTTTGGAGCAGCTTAAATCAATACAGCCACCACCACTACCAGTGTCCTAAATTTTTTTCAGTGAGTGCTCTTTTGTTGTGTACTATCGATCCATGGTGGCATACATGCAGATCACTGATGGTGGAGCTTGTGAGTATTTCTGCACAGTCATGGTGTATCCTACACTACTATCAGAGAGGCGAGGCGGATCAACAGCAGTCATCAGTTACAGGAACTGGAGATTACCTGGGTAACCATCTATCAGTAGATCAGACAGAAGTCAATTTACTTAAGAACTGACAGTGTCTGCCACCTTAGGTATGATAGATACTGGGCACTTTCCTCACTGGCCTACAAAACCCATCCTTACTGCAGTACCTGCCCCTGACAAGCAATCAAACTTGAATCATCCCTGCCTGGAGCTATTCACTAATCAAAGCTCCCCTGTGCACTCAATGTTTCTTTTAGGGTGTGGAGCTGATCGTTCAGCGATTAGCAGTCCTCATGGATCAAGGTCTACATGGCCTTCCTGCCGAGGGTAAGAGTGgtgaaaagctgctgctgctgctgcgttgaCACAGGGTGCCACTGTGCTGGCGAGCAGGCAGCTGGGCACAGAGTGTGTAGCTGTAATTATTTGGCATCATTTATTCAGCTGCAATCACTCGCTGGAATTTCTGGCCTtataacctgtgtgtgttttgtgggaGAGAGACTGAAAACAAGAGCAGATACAGCTGAGACACAGCAGCATGAACGATGGGAATGATGCAGTGGGGACATGCAAACCTCCACAGTGTACATCAGTTTACACAGTCACTGAAGTGGACACTGAATTACATAGGTTAGTTAATAAAGGGGTCAGttaataatgatattacaaCATTTCCTAAAAGGACTGAGATATGTTTGTACAGTTAGTGTGGTACCAGAGTAATATCTGATCTGTTACAGTGCATGCAACATGAAATCTGACACATCTGCATCCCTCCCAAGGTTGCACAGTCGCATAGGTCAAAACTGACACACTGACGCATCCACTGTGTTAAATCATTTCATGGTGAACAtgatggggtgtgtgtgtgtgtgttctgctgggGGGGACCTACCTTGTCTGTGGGGGACCACTGGGTGTCGGAGCTTCCTGATTCCAGATCCACAGCCGCagtgctgctcttctccctgtGGCACAGACACATGTGTCCTAACAGTGTTGTGCTGTTAGAATAATCAGCTCTGCTCCCtcagaaaaacatgtttaaacgTCCTGCTCGCAGCTCTGCTCCGTGCactcacgtgtgtgtttgtgtacgtgtgtgtgtgtgtgtgtgtgcgtgtgtgtgtcagctccgCTCTCGTGTTTTGTTTCCATCCAGGAAGCTCCACTGATTGTCACTCTCGACTGCCCCTACTGGTCATTCCACCGAACTCATGCTGCTTTCAGGGGCAGTGGGGAAAAAATGGTGCTCACGTGAGTTATGTTGGCGCCCTCTGTCTTCAGGCCTGTAGTAAACTCATAACTTATTCCtttaaagtttcagtgtgtacgatttaggtgaaagggatctactggcagaaattgCAATTGAATAATGTAATAGGCCTGTATGATAATCATAGTTACTATAGCTATTGTGCCAAGCTATTTATTTTGAGggatttttgcatttttacaaAACTGTATAAAATTAAATGATATATCGTTGTGATTGCTGAGTGCTCAGACTTATTGTAACAATACTCGGACACCAATAGGTGTGTGCCTGGACCACGTAAGCTCTTAAGTAATCATATTTCGAAGGCTCAATATAACCAGGCAGCGAGCTCAGGTAACAACTTGGGTGTgttggataaaagcttcagtAATGTACTTTAATATCACAGTTTTAGATTCAGtatgtttaaatgtaacttattttatccatccatccatttatccatccaaAATAGTTTCAGGCTGATGCAAAGATTTTAATACAGCATTTAGACTTTGGAAATTAAAACTTACATAAAGAATGTATATGTGTTATTAGAAAAATCTACTAACCCTTTGGTCAAACTTTTTGAAGACTTCCTACTAAACTGTATGAACAATCTGAAATTTCACCTACAATATATTAGAATTACATTTACAAGGGACTGGCAGTCAAGTTTCACATATTGCTGCCAGCCCTGGCTGTTAGAATGGAATATATGTAACTCATGACATtacactgacttcctgtttacagAGTTGATTACACGGCAGAGGTTTCAGGAACAGTCAGAACAGAACATATCCTTCTACAACacattattgtattgtattgtaattATTGTGTGTAATTCAGCTGCCATACTGTATAGTTAGTTCCGACTAGCTACTCCTTGTTAAGGTTAGATGCTACTGATACATGGATATTAACAATGAATGAGTATTTCAACTTTTGATAATTCAAATACACTTTGCAGagaatatttatacttttactttagtaaaCATTTGACAGGACTATCTGTAGTATGTCTACATAATACTATTacttttttatactttaaacttttattaaatactttaaaccATCTGACCTTATAAAAGAGAAACTAATCCTGTTGCTAGCCTCACATctcagttttgtattttatgatgACAGAGTGATTaatgcaaaagaaagaaaagtgacaGACAAGTGAAACCAAGTGAAACAAATTGTCACCATACCGTGTGGTCCAGTAACTAACAACTTGCATCACTTATTTGCATACCCTTGTTTAGAAATGGCTTACCTgtattgtaaataaatgatgatcGCCCTTACCGATCATCATGCACACCCCTCATCTCTCTACATGTAATGATCATATACTAAATTCATTCTTAGGTGAATGCAACATACACAATGCAAAATACTGTTTACAAAATATGTTCTGTTCacctttatattattattgtctttgttatcacaaatatatatttcatgtttcCATACTCAAACTTCAAATCTTAATAGGTGTCTTGAATGACTCCCGTGgagttcatttctttgttttgccACCAGAACATTTCTTCAAAACTATTTCACTTTAAAGGTTTGACTACAGACATATAGACTATAGACACTAAGACACAAGTAggctcaatcaatcaatcaagcaatcaatcaaccaatcaataattttatcaatcaatcaaccaaccagtcaatcacattaaatcaaattttatttgcaaagcccatattcacaaatcaaaatttgtctcatagggtttaacatGGTGccacatcctctgttcttaaccctcaacaagagtaaggaaaaactactaaacctttgaacagaaaaaaaaactttcatgagaaaagacagtgtctatCATAACATCattgtttaaagtgtttaaacaaaagaaaaagtctgacagagatgaaagaagcagcagaaagttGCCAACGCTGGTTGAATATGTGAGGAGGCATATGTCTAATCCATGATCAGATtataattcaatattttgagcaactgaataaatgtgtgtttagactctgttgttatttttcataaatgtgCAGCAGGGCCATGTACCAAAAGCAGCATGCAAGTATAAGACATAATATCTAATGGAAACCCCGAGGTGAAGTGCGCATGCGCGCTGCTGTCAGGGATTTCCCTGACAGCAGCGAGTAGTTTATATCAGTGAGACTGTGAGGGATGATATCTGTGTAACACTGAGCGGCACTCCGTCAGCAGCTGTACAGGAATGAAACAAAGAGCACTGCAACCAGGTGAGTTGATTTAAACACtcctcatgtctgtgtgtgtctcttcgGTTTATAGAGTTGTTATAtgagttttcacagcagccattttgagcCGTCACAGCAGGAGAGGTCCAGGTGTTCCGTTGACCACATAGTACGTTCTTGTGGTGTCGGATATATTAAGatataatagaataataattaCAGCCCGACTGGGAAAAGTCACGTGAAAACTCGAAAAAGGCATCGACATAATCACTTATTGAGCAATTAAGACCATTTTACAATGGGTTTCAAATGGTATTTTTGAATGTGAACTCGTCAAATGTTACGCCAGCTACATACTACACGTCCACCTCTCATCGAACAATACACCGACACAGACGTTTGTATGGTTAACGTGCAAGAACTTTAAATGATTTATCCGCCTGTCATACCTGAtcccttttctttgctcttcgtTATCATGCAGAAGTTGGACAAAAGGTGTGGCGGTGTCTTTTTAACCCACGCCGAAGTCTCAGCAACGACCTCTCAAGTCGGGAAGTAGTCTCTCTGAGGTGCGCGTGAATGCAGCGCGTGAATACAGCGCGTACAGTTTATTTTCCAGCTgtaacatgtcaacatgtccGCTGTGAAAAGTCTGTACATGTAGAGAAGACACAGCTCTAACATATCCTTAAACAGACTTTCATCAGAGCTTATAAAAAAGCTTAAACATTCACTTGATTTTTCAAGATGAATGATAAATATCATCAGATTGTGTTATTGATATGACCCCACCCTGCCCCCTCTCTACTCTTATTTCCGTATTTTGCTAGTTGTGGTGTAAAAAGTCCCCCACCTTGAGGGGCTGCAGCCACTAAAACAAAGTTCCTGTGACCTACAAAAACAGCTCTGTAGATGttattgtgatgatgatgatgaccccccccccacggcttcttcttcttctcctctacTGCAGGTGATGCCTGTTAAAGCCTTCAACATGCAGAGAGTGGTTCAGGTGGTCCAGGTGGCGGCGCAGAAGAGCTGCAGAAGAGCCTGTGAGCTCTTCTGCTTCCCATTAGACACTATGCTGTGTGAGAATGTCACCTGCTGCCCTGGTATGACATATTCATTTCATAATTATAACAGGAATCAGTTTCAGTGCTTTGTTTGCTGCCATGTCTTGGTCCAGATTCTGTGTCTATACTTGTGTGGAGTGACACACTCAAATGTGTACTGGTATTCCAGCACTGCCTTGTAGGCCAGAAGCATGTAGTCCTAAAAAGATAATTTATCATTAGGTAAAATGTAACATCACATAacatcactttctgtttttaaagctcAAAACCATCAGCAGAAAGAGGATAAAACTACACAAGGTAAattctgttttcatgttataTTCTGTTCAAACTTTCAGGGTCTTTAATCAgacaaaaaaactatttctgttggtcttattttcattttttcaaataCTTATTTAGCCTCATAGCACAGCCTTAGGGAacatttgtagtttttccttactcttacTGAGGGTTAAGGaaagaggatgtcacaccttgtaaAGTTATgttatgagacaaactgtgaactGTGAATATGGGCTGATTGATTTCACCAAGTTTAAACTTATGTATGTGATAAATTAATTCTAGAATTTTTGATTACTGAAACATTCAGCATTTTATGCAGCAGCTTGGTAAACTAGTGATGAGCCGTAAAATGACCTCTCATTGCGTTTGTTCATTGAGGAACCCCATATATGCAGGAACTTTGTGGTAGTGACACATTTTTGCCATTACATCACTTTGTACCAACAACTTCCcaacttctctttctctttctctcgaCTTCTGTTAAATCAGTGGCACTCCCAAGTCCGCCGTCAACCATTTTGATTGTAAACATCAGCAACTCAACTCTGGTCGACTGCGTCATAGGTAACAACACCTATAGAACTGGTGTGGCAGAAAGTCAGCCTTTAATGCAGAAACCTGAGCTCCACATGCATGGTGGGTAATACGTTTATCTAACAGCATATTTCTAGAAACCTAAAAAACACACTTGAGCTGAATTTTATACTATgctattttgtatttgtatttttgtagtAGTTGTATCAAACACATCACACCTCTCAAACTGTTCTCATTTGTCCCCATGTTACAGATCAGAGGTGCAGCTGCAACCATGGACAGCAGAGGACAGAGCACACTTCTCCATtacctgctcctcttcctcacggTCCTGTTTCACCAGAGCAGCCTCCGAACATCCACATCCACAGCTCCCACCTCAACTGTGTCATCATCGGAGACAACAACTACATGCATGCTGAGCAGATCCACCAGTGTGATGCTTTGACAGAGAATACTCACAGttaagaagctggaaccagagcattttcagcctttttgatgaacaaaataacatttgacaaaatttgtcatttattgCTTACATATTTTCTGTTGAATAGAGGAATGGATTAATGAACAGACAGTTTTAACActctttacattacatttacatttagagTGACATCAGTGTAAGGATCTAGCACGACGTCTTTGCTCTGGTTTAGATGTGACTTGAAAGAATACAGTTCATAGCAGATGTCCAAGTGTTGTAAGGCGGCTGGTTCGCTCAAACGTCAGCTCCCCCAAGCCCATTTATTATATAATCCTCTTCCTGTTTTGTAATATCAGAtattctgctcctctgtcagACACAAGGACATTAAGCTGAGAGCAGTGGGAAATTCCCCACATAGTTCTAATGAGTCATCTCTTTGTGACCTAATATActtaatgtattttataatgTGTAACTGCATTGATAAATAGTATTGAAACACTGTGACTGAATCCTTATCATATCATGATAAAGGTGTTGATGATAAAATGTATGACCTATGGTCCTTAACAGTAGACTACTTAGTAGTTTTTCTTGTTGTGATTTCTtgcatttttatgtttgatATTATTTATGTAATAAAAAGTGTTTGACCTTGCTCAGGTTATACTTTAACACAAAGTCTGTACTCAGGACTGTGAATCAATATGCTACCATTGTGCCTGTTGATACTTTCATATACAGTAATGATGATATGATGTTGATATGTTCTATGTAACCTTTACATATAGTGTACCACtgaatttttgtatttgttacagGTTTGAAAttagcaaaaataaatgtttaacataactatttcttcttcttttttccttctttgttcTTCTTGCCTTTCTTGCCTTTCTTGCctttctctgcttttttaaaactgcCAAGGCCTCTGCGGACCATGCAGCCTTTCCACCAGGCCTGCAGCTGCAGGGTCAAAGGTCCCAGAACAGGGTTTAGAATTAGGGATCAGTACAATGAACAACCAGGACAGAAGGACCTGATAGACCATGATAGTGAGGGTCCTGGATCTGAGTTCTGAGTGTGTCTTTACCATAGTAGCAGCTCTAGCCTCTGTCTGCTGTTGGAGCAGTTTCTCCTGCTCCAGCCTGTCCTccatcaccacctcctccatctccctgaACTGAACACAAATTAGAATCTAATTAGTGATAATCATCCACTGCAGTGACTGAGTGTCCTGTTGAGCATCAGCAGCTCTTCACTGTGTTGTGTTGGGCTCAAGGAGCtgctcaccctcctcctcatctccgaCAGTTTGTCCAAGTTCACTGTTCTTTTGCGGCACACGTTGTTCAGCTGCCCCTGCTTGTCCAGCAGCATCAGCTCTGTGcgctgctgcatctgctgcagctgctgctgcaagcTCTGATCGACAATAACCACACCAACATTAGACTCTGCTGCAGCATTAGATAAATATTAACAGTAAGAGAGACAGCATCTTTAGCAAAACATGACTTAAACAACATAAATACTTGAAGTAAacaacaggagcagcatggaaaCCATGAGGGGCCAGTTTGTGACCTTTTCATCCTGTGACATATAAGAAAGAGTAAGAGTTCCTGCTTCAAATTCCAAGTTGACTTGCGTgttagtttgcatgttctccacgtgtctgtgtgggggGTCTCTGGGTACTccgtcttcctcccacagtccagagacatgcagattggggttaggttaattgaaTTTTTCTGAAGGTGTGAATTTTtctgaaggtgtgaatgtgagagtgaatgattgtttgtctctgtatgttgtgataccctgtccatctgtccaggctgtaccccacctctcgcccaaagttgtcacttggactcaaagataaagtgacTATCTTTCAGTTGTCAGGTTAAATTGacctttatatgaatctggaaacaAAAGTTTATGAAGAAATTTGTACACAGAACCTGtcctggttggtggaggcatacatcCGCAGTTCTAGTTTTCCtctgttaatattttttttgtgttaatattTCCATACTGTTGAgagttaagggcagaggatgtcgcaccttgttaagccttatgagacaaattgtgatttgtgaatacgggcttaacaaataaaattgattgattgactgattgacacTAAAAGCTGCAGAAATCCACCCTTGTAATGAATGCTATGTCATCagtgaaactgtgtgtgtagCTGGTACAGTGACCTCTACTGGCACTGAGGTGATTTATGCAGGATTCATTTTAACTGCAGCGAAGCTAATGACAGAGCAACATTTACACAGTACACAATAATCTGATGTTGTGAGTAGAATTACCTGGTGTTGATTTTGCTGGTAA encodes the following:
- the si:dkey-29h14.10 gene encoding uncharacterized protein si:dkey-29h14.10: MKQRALQPVMPVKAFNMQRVVQVVQVAAQKSCRRACELFCFPLDTMLCENVTCCPAQNHQQKEDKTTQVALPSPPSTILIVNISNSTLVDCVIGNNTYRTGVAESQPLMQKPELHMHDQRCSCNHGQQRTEHTSPLPAPLPHGPVSPEQPPNIHIHSSHLNCVIIGDNNYMHAEQIHQCDALTENTHS
- the iqcg gene encoding dynein regulatory complex protein 9 isoform X6, giving the protein MINISVIVCRMSLSKMQSLRVAAVLEDCSDQLDILGHSLTVQISREQGTEAAQDLCRHRAGLRRQLDEESLQAANWRRIVEKDAELQLQQAQKRTSQAEKLLEEQLEGQLEMLQKQQREEMRVHEESNNYQQNQHQSLQQQLQQMQQRTELMLLDKQGQLNNVCRKRTVNLDKLSEMRRRFREMEEVVMEDRLEQEKLLQQQTEARAATMVKTHSELRSRTLTIMVYQVLLSWLFIVLIPNSKPCSGTFDPAAAGLVERLHGPQRPWQF